In the Pedobacter cryoconitis genome, CTGCATTAGGTTTAACGCATAATACCTCGCGTGATCTGGAAAACGGAAGAATTGCACCTACCCGTAATTTAATCCGCATGTTTTTATATAAAGATGGCTTGCCAGCTTACAATACTGACAATACCCCTTCAACCACTAAATCTACCTTTTTTGTGAATGAAAAAGACGAGGTAAGTTACAACACCATTCTGGATAACAGAGATCCGAGGATTACCACTTTAGTTTATAGAAGCGGGGAACAATCTTATCAGAGAGCCTGGGTGCCAGGGACTTCTTTAGGGACAAGATCAGCTTATGCCGCAAAGAAAGGGTTTAATTCTGCAGATTGGACAACAAATAACAATGCGACTGTACATAAACCATTGATCCGTTATGCAGAAGTCTTATTAATTTATGCAGAAGCAAAGTATGAAATGGATGGAGCAATCAGCGATGCAGATTTAAACCTGTCCGTGAACGCGCTAAGAACAAGAGCCGGTTTACCTGTTAAATTAACCAATGCCTTTGTGACTACGAATAACCTGAGCATGCGCGAAGAAATCAGGAGAGAAAGAACTGTGGAACTATGTCTGGAAGGTTTCCGTTACAACGACTTGTTGCGTTGGAAAATTGCAGAAACTGTTTTGCCGAAAACTTTACTGGGTGCTAAGTATAATGTGACAGAATGGGTGGGTACTACGGCTGCGTCTTTGAATTTGAATGCAGATAAAGTTTTAATAGTGGAAGATGCCAGTAAAAGGACTTTCGATCCGAAAAGGGATTATTTATATCCTGTTCCATTGCAGGAAATCTCACTGAGCGGAAATAATGTCGTACAAAATCCAGGTTGGAATTAATTTTAAAAACATGAAGAGAACAATTATATATTTAACCGCTTTTGCACTTTCATCCCTTGTTTTTACGGCCTGTAAAAAGGATGACGATAATTCAAAGAAAGGCTTACAGGAATATGAGAATTATTATTACGCCGGATTTCTGCCCTGGAATAATACAGGTACAGAATCAGTACTCCGTACACAAACTAAACTTGTGAAGTTCCCTGTTCAATTTCATTCGGCTTATGTGCGTGACTACGATGCAATAGCTCAATATACCTTCGTCACTAAAGGAATTGCAAATCCTGCGGTTGCCGGACAGGACTTTACCGTGGTTGATAAAAATGGGAATGCAATTACAGCAGTAAATGCGATATATTCACTTAATTTTCCACAGGCGAAAGCATTAGTTGATACGATATATATAAAGGTATTGAATAGTGCTGTTGCCGGAACAAGGAAAATAGAACTTGACCTGATTAAAAATACGAATGAAAAATACACAGTAGGAACCTTTACACAATCCTATATACGCTTTTTGGAAATCAAATAAAGATATATCCCGGGTTAACAGAGGGTTAATCCGGGATTAATAATGAATTGTAATTTAAACCCTGAATTTTGAAATATACTTGCCGACACCTCATCACACTGCTGATACCCTGCGTTTTATTAGGCGCATCTACTAGCTATGCGCAAAATAAACCAGCCAAACTGATCAGCTTAAACGATCAGTGGAAGTTCAGTAAAGACCAGGTAGCTGGTCAGGCTCCTTCTCCGAACCTGAGCTGGGGAAATTTCAGTATTCCACATAGCTGGAATACAACAGATGTTATGGACGATGAACCTGGTTATTACCGTGGTACAGGCTGGTATAAAAGAAAACTCAAACTCGATGCAAGTTTAAAAAGTAAAGAAGTTTTCCTTGCTTTCAATGGTGTAAACCAGGAAACTGAAGTTTATGTGAATGGAAAGCTGGCGGGAACTCATATTGGTGGATATACAAGGTTCGTTATCCCCTTACGCGGTTTTCTGAATTATAAGGATGATGAGGTTCAAGTAAAAGTAACCAACCGGTTTAATGAAGATATTGCGCCTTTGACCGCTGATTTTACCTTTTTTGGAGGTATTTACCGGAATGTGGAGTTGATGGTTACAGAACCGGTGCATTTCTCTAAAAATGACCATGGTAATAGCTCCGGCGTTTACCTGACTACACCAGAAGTTTCCAAAGAAATGGCTAGTGTAAAAGCGAAGATCTTAATTGAAAACGCTTCGGCAAAAGAAATTAAAGTTCAGGTACATACAGCTTTGACAAATGCTGATGGTGTAGTTGTGGCTAAAAGCACAGCCACCTTAACCGTACCTGCGCATCAAAAAAGTACTTTTGAACAAGACCTTAAAAATATTAAAAGCCCTCAGCTATGGTCTCCTGAAAACCCATATCTATACCGGGTTATTACGCAACTTATCGATGTTAAAACTAAAACTGTTCTAGACCAGGTATCTAATCCATTAGGCTTCCGGTGGTTTAAGTTTGATGCTGAAAAAGGGTTTTTCCTTAACGGAGAGCCTGTTAAATTAATTGGGGCGAGTCGTCATCAGGACTATAAAGGTATGGGAAATGCTGTTCCTGATGCTTTACAAATAAGAGACGTAGAATTACTGAAAAAAATGGGTGGAAACTTTCTGAGAGTTTCACATTATCCTCAGGATCCTCAGATCCTGGAAGCTTGTGACCGTTTGGGTATCCTGGCATCCGTAGAAATTCCTGTTGTCAATACGATAACAGAGTCGGCGGCATTTACCGAAAACTGCAAAAACATGCAGGTAGAAATGATCCGTCAAAACTTTAACCGTCCAAGCGTGGTGATCTGGGCTTATATGAATGAGATTTTATTGCGTCCTAAGTTTACAGATGACAAACCCAGGCAAGCCGTTTATTTTAAACATATCGTTACGTTGGCACAGACACTGGATAGTTTAACCAGAAAAGAAGATCCTTCCAGATATACAATGATTGCAAATCATGGTTCTTTTGATAGCTATCATAAAATAGGCTTGACTAAAATACCGATGATTGTGGGTTGGAATCTTTATTCTGGTTGGTATTCAGGTAATATTGAAGATTTTGGTAAGTTTTTAGACCGTCATCATCAAGAGTTAACAGATAAACCCATGCTGGTTACTGAATATGGTGCAGATGCAGATCCGCGTATCCGTTCCTTTTCACCTGTCAGATTTGATAAAAGTGTGGAATATGCGATTAGATTTAACCAGGTTTATTTAAATGATATTATCAAAAGACCTTTTGTAAGTGGTGCAATGGTTTGGAATTTAGCTGATTTTAATTCTGAAACCAGAGCGGAAACTATGCCTCATATTAACAATAAAGGTTTGTTAACCCTGGGCAGGGAGCCAAAAGATATTTACTTACTTTATCAGGCTTATTTACTAAAAAAACCATTCCTTAAAATAGCCTCAGGGACATGGAAAATCAGAACTGGAGTTGCAGATTCTTCTAAATCGTTCGCTACTCAGCCTGTACAGGTGACCACAAATCAGAAAACAGCAGAGTTGTTTGTCAATGGTCAGAGCCTGGGCGTAAAAGATGCAGTAAATCATGTTTGTTCCTGGGAAGTCCCATTTGTCAATGGTTTGAATCAATTAAAAGTAACCTCTGCGGCTTATAGTGATGAGCTGGATGTAGATTTTACCTTGCAGCCATTTGAATTTTCAGACCGTCAGGTTCCATTTAAAGAAATGAATGTTCTTTTGGGAGCAAAACGCTTTTATATAGATAATACTACGCACCAAATCTGGATGCCGGACCAGCCTTATCAAAAAGGCAGCTGGGGATATATCGGAGGTGAATCTTTCAAAGGCACGAATAACAGAATGTCTTATGGAAGCGATAAAAATATCATGGAAACTGACAACGACCCTGTTTATCAAACTCAGCAAGTTGGAATCAAACAATTCAAATTGGATGTACCCGATGGTGAATATGAACTTTCTTTATACTTCGCTGAACTCATTGGGGGTGTGACTAAAGAAGCTTTAGCTTATAACTTAGATAATAATCATCAAAAAGAAATAGTTAGACAGCGCATATTTAATGTAAGTATTAACGGAGAAAGCTTTCTGGAAAACCTGAACCTGGCTGCAGATTATGGGTATACCACCGCTGTAAAGAAAAGTACAAGGATTACGGTGCAGGGTGGAAAAGGAATCACTTTAGACTTTAAGACAATAGAAGGTATGCCAGTATTAAATGCTTTAGGGCTTAGAAAAATTTATTAATGATGATCAGATATTTTTGTGTGTTTGTTATTCTTGGATCTCTGCTTGGAATTCAGCCGGCAGAGGGACAGGAATCAAAACGTTTAAACCAGAATTGGGAATTTGTAAAACAAGATTTAGGCGGGATCTGGGAAGCTGTCCGCCCAGTTGGCAAAGGAAACCCTGAAAGTGTACCACTTTGGGAATCCGTGACCTTACCACATTGTGTAAATGCCACAGATGCGGTTGATCCTGATGTAAATTATTACCAGGGGCCATCCTGGTACCGTACCGCTATTGAGGTAAATAATCCTTACCAAAAAGGGCGTACGTTATTACATTTTGAAGGTGCGGGACAGAAAACAGCAGTCTATGTTTATACTACAAAAGTCGGCTCACATGTAGGTGGTTATGATGAATGGACGGTTGATATTACTGACGCAGTAGAAGCTTTCAAAAAAACAGAAGTCTACCGGAAACAGTTTAAAGGTAAAATCCCGGTTTCTGTACGTACCGACAATTCAAGAGATTTGGAAATGATTCCTTCAGATCTTTCCGACTTTAATATTTATGGAGGTATTTATCGCTACCTGAACTTGGTATATACGCCAGCGCTTTCTACTGACAAACTCTTTGCTAAAGCAGAGGTCGATGGGGACGGGAAATCTGGTCAACTTACGGTCAGCACGAGATTCTATAACCCAATGGGAATCAGTGAAGCTAAGGTTTTATTGAAATTAGTTGATCCTTCAGGTAAAGTTGTCGCCAAAACAGAAAAGAAATTAAATGGCTTATCAAATGATACTGGGTTATGGAAACTTCAGGTCAAAAGACCTGTCTTATGGTCGACAAATCAACCTTCATTATATACGCTTCAATATGAAATCCATTCTTCAGCTGGTGTTGCTAAGGGAACGGAAAAAGTTGGTTTCAGGAACTTTGAGTTTGTAGAAAAAGGGCCTTTTATGCTGAACGGAAAACGGTTACTGCTCAGAGGTACGCATCGGCATGAAGACCATTCAGGAGTTGCAGCTGCCATGACAGAAAATATGATCCGTGAAGAAATGATCCTAATGAAAGATATGGGGGTTAATTTCATCCGTCTGGCACATTATCAGCAATCCCGTATTGTTTTGAATCTGTGTGATAGTCTTGGAATTATGGTGTGGGAAGAAATTCCATGGTGCCGTGGCGGATTGGGTGGAGATGTTTACAAAGAACAGGCCCGCCGGATGCTGACCAATATGATCGAACAACATTATAACCATGCTTCAGTTATTCTTTGGGGAATGGGGAATGAAAATGACTGGCCTGGTGACTTTCCTGAGTTTGACAAGCAGAAGATCAGGGTTTTCATGAAAGAACTAAATGATTTGTCCCATCAATTGGATAATTCACGTTTAACGGCGATCAGGCGGTGTGACTTCTGCAGTGATCTTGTAGATGTTTATTCGCCTTCAATTTGGGCAGGCTGGTACCGTGGTAATTATACCGATTACAAAGCCGTTTCTGAAGAAGAGTTTAAAAAAGTAAAGCGTTTTATTCACGTAGAATGGGGTGGAGACAGCCATGCGATGCGACATTCAGAAAATCCTGATAAAGCATTAAGTAAAATAAAAACTGGTCTGGGAGCCGACGAGCGGGCAGGAGATGCTTCCTTATTTGGAGGTGCAGCCAGAATTTCCAAGGATGGAGATTGGAGTGAATCTTACCTGGTAAACCTGGTGGACTGGCACTTGAAAGAGCAGGAAACTATGCCTTGGTTAAGTGGTACTGCTTATTGGCCATTTAAAGATTTTTCTACTCCTGTAAGACCAGATAACCCGGTACCTTATATGAACCAGAAGGGGGTGGTAGAAAGAGATCTGACTAAAAAGGAAGCTTTTTACGTTTTCCAGTCTTATTGGACAACGCAGCCGATGGTACATATTTATGGACATACCTGGCCGGTAAGATGGGGAGAACAAGGGGAAGAAAAAATGGTGAAAGTTTATGCTAATTGTACAGAAGCTGAGTTATTTCTGAATGGTAAAAGCTTTGGTGTTAAGAAAAGAAATAGTCAGGATTTTCCTGCTGCGGGATTACGTTGGAACCTTCCGTTTGTGAAAGGCGAAAATACAGTTACTGTGGTCGGTAAAAAAGGTAAGGTTACGGTGAAAGATGAAATCAAGTTTACTTATCAAATCGAAAAATGGACTAAACCAGCAAAACTAACTTTGACTAAAATTGACCAGAAAGATGATATAGCAACCGTAGAAGTGAAACTCTATGACGATAAAAATATACAATGTCTGGATGCTGTAAACTGGATTAACTTTTCTTTAGCTGGAGAAGGTAAGCTCATGGACAATTTAGGAACCTCATCTGGTTCAAGAAAAGTACAGGCTTACAATGGCCGGGCAATTATCAAAGTGAAATTAAATAAAGGAAAAAGTGTGGTCGCTGTCCAGTCTGATGGTTTATCAGCCGCCTTTACCAATCTTTAAGCAACCTGAACAAATGAAATTAACCTATTGATTTAACCAAGCACTATGAAAGTAATATTTTCCATTTTATCTGCAGCTGTTATCTATATAAGCCCGGCGGTATTTGCCAATGACTATTCTCCTGCTGGAAGGGATACTATGATTGTTCAGGCTCCAGAGCCTTTGCCGGGCATATCCGTGTTGTCTGTTCAGAACGAATCTTCAACTCAAAAAGCATCTGATTCTACTGTCCAAAACGCATCTGATTTTACTGTCCAAAACGTATCAGATTTACCTCAGAAGGAAGGAATCATAAAGGGGGCGACTATTTTGCTGCGGAAGCAAATCCTGGCTGAGGCAGCCTGGGCAATGACCCAGAAGCCAGTTACGATAACAGACGCTTCCTCGCCCAGAAGTGCGGGTGGTAAACACGACTTTTTCTCTGAAGCTGATTATTTCTGGCCAGATCCTCAAAATCCTGATGGGCCATACATCAACCGGGATGGACTAACCAATCCTGATAATTTTGTAGAACACCGCAAAGCCATGATCCGTTTAAGTAAAGTGATCGGGGCGCTGGCTTCTGCTTATCAATTAACCGGAGATGAAAAATACGTTACACAAGCGATCCTCCATCTGAAAGCATGGTTTGTAAACCCTGAAACTCTAATGAATCCGAACCTTAATTTTGCGCAGGCAGTGAAAGGGAAATTTACCGGGCGCAATTATGGTATCATTGATACGATCCATTTAATGGAAGTTGCACAAGGGATGATTGTTATGGAAAAGGCAAGCGTATTTGATCTTCAAACTGCTTTAGCGATCAAAGGGTGGTTTTCAGCTTATACCAATTGGTTAAATACCAGTAAACCTGGGATTCAGGAGAAAATGGTAAAAAATAATCATGCCACTTGCTGGGCAATTCAGGTATCGTCATTTGCTAAATTATGTAACGATCAACCGATGCTGGATGCTATGCGTGTACGCTATAAGACTGTACTTTTACCCAATCAAATGGGAGCAGATGGTAGTTTTCCATTGGAAATGGCACGTACAAAACCTTATGGATATGCTATCTTTAATCTGGATGCGATGACGGTCCTTTGCCAGATTTTATCTACCCCGGCAGACAATCTCTGGGAATTTAAAACTGCCGATGGTAAATCTATCAAACTAGGGCTATCTTACTTATATCCTTTTATTGCTGATAAAAGCAAATGGAGTTTGAAGCCGGATGTGATGTATTGGGAAAATTGGCCGGTTGCACAACCTTTTCTTCTATTCGGAGCAAATGCTTATCAGAAAGAAGCCTGGTATGCAACCTGGAAAAAATTAGACCATAATCCACAAGTAGCAGAAGTGATCAGGAATTTGCCTATCCGCTATCCGCTGATCTGGTTGTAATAGCTGGTGCCATTCAATGAACAAAAAACAAGCATAAACCAATAAAAACTAAATAGATGAAATTGAAAATAAACTTAACACTAGTTACCTTATGGTGTCTCTCTGTGGGAAGCACGGTAAATGCACAAAATGTGAATGTAGCTAAAGCATTGGCCCCTGCTGAAAAACAAGTTGAGATCTTGCTTAAAAATTCAGTAAAAGTCATCGCATCAGAACCAAAGTATATTGCGCCACGTACGCTGGAAAATAATCAATTGAAATTAGTAATTGGGAAAGACTGGACCAGTGGTTTCTTTTCTGGTATGTTATGGTATCTGTATGAGCTGACCAAAGATCCTAAATGGTTGGAACCAGCTAAAGAATTCACGCAAAAACTGGCACCACAACAATTCAATACCGGAACACATGATTTAGGTTTTATGATTTATTGCAGTTATGGTAACGGCTATCGTTTAACCAATGATACCAGCTATAAATCGGTCATCATACAAGCTGCAAAAAGTTTGTCTAAAAGATTTAATCCAGTAGCAGGAGTGATCCGTTCCTGGGACCATAATGCAGATAAATGGCAGTTTCCGGTAATTATTGATAACATGATGAACCTGGAATTGCTTTTTGAAGCGACTAAATTAACGGGAGATTCTTCATTTTATAAGATTGCAGTGAGCCATGCAAATACAACTCTTAAAAACCATTTCAGAGAGGATTATAGTTCTTTCCATGTAGTTGATTACGACCCTGCAACGGGTGCAGTAAAGTGGAAAGGAACCGCTCAGGGCTATAGTGACCCATCTGCCTGGGCAAGAGGACAAGCATGGGCTTTGTATGGTTATACTTTATGTTACCGTGAAACAAAAGATATCGCTTATTTAAAACAAGCAGAAGGTATTGCTAAATTTATTCTGCGTAATCCAACACTTCCTGCCGACAAAGTACCTTACTGGGATTATAACGATCCTCAAATTCCAAATTCGCCAAGAGATGCATCAGCAGCAGCTATTACTGCTTCAGGTTTGTATGAATTGAGCGGCTATAGTAAAGAAGGTAAAAGCTATAGAAAAACAGCAGATCAGATCTTGAATAGCCTGATTAAAAATTATACTAGCAATGCCGGAACAAATGATGGTTTTATTTTAGCGCATAGTACTGGTCATAAACCAGCAAAATCCGAAATAGATGTACCTATTATTTATGCAGATTACTATTATTTAGAGGCTTTGAAAAGAAGTAAAGGCGGGAAATAACCATTTAACGGAACGCCGGATAGGTGACCGGAAAAAAAAGCCGGACTACTTTTCTGAGGAGAAAATGGTCCGGCTTTTTTTTATTGAAGTACGACTTTTGTTAAATCACTTATAGTGAATATTTTATATGTTGATTTGTTGTTTTGAAACTATTCGTCATCCAGTAAAGAAACGCAATCTTTTCCAAGCAGTGCTTTACGTTCAGGAAGACTTGCTAAAGAAGTGGTGTCCTTGATACTTTTGTAAAGTGAAGTCAGGATACCTAACGTTCTTTCATCGGTTTCGCAAGCCTCTGATTTTTCAAAATAGGGAATAGTTTTCAGCACCTGGATTTTATAAGCTTTAAAAGCAATCGCATGTAATGCTGCATCCTTAAGCTTTGCAGCTTCACTTACTTTACGTCCTAAAGTATCACATTTCTTTAAATTGATAAATCCCAATGAGGTATAAGTTACATAGTAACCTGGAACAAGTTTAGTCACGGCTTCATACAGAGGCTCTGCTTTTTCTGGTTTACCCATGGACTCATATATCCTGGCCAGGTGGAAACTAACATTAGCAACTTGTTTGTCGTTCAATTCCGCAGAGCGGCTCAATAGGGAAGAAGCTTTCTCAACTGTTGCTGCATTCTGAT is a window encoding:
- a CDS encoding RagB/SusD family nutrient uptake outer membrane protein — translated: MKQYNLLLIFVLMVTLLNLSCKKLDRLPETSFTDDQFWNTENDLINASNRMYQQLAGYTIDNRGDDNVNQSGLNVVSNGNRGVAGTSDDWTVPYRQIFTANNILEKAGKAQVTDAVKNRYFAEARFFRAYAYAALVQKYGDVPLLLKTLTIESPELTMPRTERTKVVQSIYDDLDYAALWLPTRAALPAAQYGRVTKSAAWALKARVALDEGTRGKFFNTPNYQQNLQLAVQAATLVMGQGHTLFANYQGMFTHDGEGAGNTENVFVKLYGLTAALGLTHNTSRDLENGRIAPTRNLIRMFLYKDGLPAYNTDNTPSTTKSTFFVNEKDEVSYNTILDNRDPRITTLVYRSGEQSYQRAWVPGTSLGTRSAYAAKKGFNSADWTTNNNATVHKPLIRYAEVLLIYAEAKYEMDGAISDADLNLSVNALRTRAGLPVKLTNAFVTTNNLSMREEIRRERTVELCLEGFRYNDLLRWKIAETVLPKTLLGAKYNVTEWVGTTAASLNLNADKVLIVEDASKRTFDPKRDYLYPVPLQEISLSGNNVVQNPGWN
- a CDS encoding alginate lyase family protein, encoding MKVIFSILSAAVIYISPAVFANDYSPAGRDTMIVQAPEPLPGISVLSVQNESSTQKASDSTVQNASDFTVQNVSDLPQKEGIIKGATILLRKQILAEAAWAMTQKPVTITDASSPRSAGGKHDFFSEADYFWPDPQNPDGPYINRDGLTNPDNFVEHRKAMIRLSKVIGALASAYQLTGDEKYVTQAILHLKAWFVNPETLMNPNLNFAQAVKGKFTGRNYGIIDTIHLMEVAQGMIVMEKASVFDLQTALAIKGWFSAYTNWLNTSKPGIQEKMVKNNHATCWAIQVSSFAKLCNDQPMLDAMRVRYKTVLLPNQMGADGSFPLEMARTKPYGYAIFNLDAMTVLCQILSTPADNLWEFKTADGKSIKLGLSYLYPFIADKSKWSLKPDVMYWENWPVAQPFLLFGANAYQKEAWYATWKKLDHNPQVAEVIRNLPIRYPLIWL
- a CDS encoding glycoside hydrolase family 2 TIM barrel-domain containing protein; amino-acid sequence: MIRYFCVFVILGSLLGIQPAEGQESKRLNQNWEFVKQDLGGIWEAVRPVGKGNPESVPLWESVTLPHCVNATDAVDPDVNYYQGPSWYRTAIEVNNPYQKGRTLLHFEGAGQKTAVYVYTTKVGSHVGGYDEWTVDITDAVEAFKKTEVYRKQFKGKIPVSVRTDNSRDLEMIPSDLSDFNIYGGIYRYLNLVYTPALSTDKLFAKAEVDGDGKSGQLTVSTRFYNPMGISEAKVLLKLVDPSGKVVAKTEKKLNGLSNDTGLWKLQVKRPVLWSTNQPSLYTLQYEIHSSAGVAKGTEKVGFRNFEFVEKGPFMLNGKRLLLRGTHRHEDHSGVAAAMTENMIREEMILMKDMGVNFIRLAHYQQSRIVLNLCDSLGIMVWEEIPWCRGGLGGDVYKEQARRMLTNMIEQHYNHASVILWGMGNENDWPGDFPEFDKQKIRVFMKELNDLSHQLDNSRLTAIRRCDFCSDLVDVYSPSIWAGWYRGNYTDYKAVSEEEFKKVKRFIHVEWGGDSHAMRHSENPDKALSKIKTGLGADERAGDASLFGGAARISKDGDWSESYLVNLVDWHLKEQETMPWLSGTAYWPFKDFSTPVRPDNPVPYMNQKGVVERDLTKKEAFYVFQSYWTTQPMVHIYGHTWPVRWGEQGEEKMVKVYANCTEAELFLNGKSFGVKKRNSQDFPAAGLRWNLPFVKGENTVTVVGKKGKVTVKDEIKFTYQIEKWTKPAKLTLTKIDQKDDIATVEVKLYDDKNIQCLDAVNWINFSLAGEGKLMDNLGTSSGSRKVQAYNGRAIIKVKLNKGKSVVAVQSDGLSAAFTNL
- a CDS encoding glycoside hydrolase family 88 protein, which codes for MKLKINLTLVTLWCLSVGSTVNAQNVNVAKALAPAEKQVEILLKNSVKVIASEPKYIAPRTLENNQLKLVIGKDWTSGFFSGMLWYLYELTKDPKWLEPAKEFTQKLAPQQFNTGTHDLGFMIYCSYGNGYRLTNDTSYKSVIIQAAKSLSKRFNPVAGVIRSWDHNADKWQFPVIIDNMMNLELLFEATKLTGDSSFYKIAVSHANTTLKNHFREDYSSFHVVDYDPATGAVKWKGTAQGYSDPSAWARGQAWALYGYTLCYRETKDIAYLKQAEGIAKFILRNPTLPADKVPYWDYNDPQIPNSPRDASAAAITASGLYELSGYSKEGKSYRKTADQILNSLIKNYTSNAGTNDGFILAHSTGHKPAKSEIDVPIIYADYYYLEALKRSKGGK
- a CDS encoding glycoside hydrolase family 2 TIM barrel-domain containing protein — encoded protein: MKYTCRHLITLLIPCVLLGASTSYAQNKPAKLISLNDQWKFSKDQVAGQAPSPNLSWGNFSIPHSWNTTDVMDDEPGYYRGTGWYKRKLKLDASLKSKEVFLAFNGVNQETEVYVNGKLAGTHIGGYTRFVIPLRGFLNYKDDEVQVKVTNRFNEDIAPLTADFTFFGGIYRNVELMVTEPVHFSKNDHGNSSGVYLTTPEVSKEMASVKAKILIENASAKEIKVQVHTALTNADGVVVAKSTATLTVPAHQKSTFEQDLKNIKSPQLWSPENPYLYRVITQLIDVKTKTVLDQVSNPLGFRWFKFDAEKGFFLNGEPVKLIGASRHQDYKGMGNAVPDALQIRDVELLKKMGGNFLRVSHYPQDPQILEACDRLGILASVEIPVVNTITESAAFTENCKNMQVEMIRQNFNRPSVVIWAYMNEILLRPKFTDDKPRQAVYFKHIVTLAQTLDSLTRKEDPSRYTMIANHGSFDSYHKIGLTKIPMIVGWNLYSGWYSGNIEDFGKFLDRHHQELTDKPMLVTEYGADADPRIRSFSPVRFDKSVEYAIRFNQVYLNDIIKRPFVSGAMVWNLADFNSETRAETMPHINNKGLLTLGREPKDIYLLYQAYLLKKPFLKIASGTWKIRTGVADSSKSFATQPVQVTTNQKTAELFVNGQSLGVKDAVNHVCSWEVPFVNGLNQLKVTSAAYSDELDVDFTLQPFEFSDRQVPFKEMNVLLGAKRFYIDNTTHQIWMPDQPYQKGSWGYIGGESFKGTNNRMSYGSDKNIMETDNDPVYQTQQVGIKQFKLDVPDGEYELSLYFAELIGGVTKEALAYNLDNNHQKEIVRQRIFNVSINGESFLENLNLAADYGYTTAVKKSTRITVQGGKGITLDFKTIEGMPVLNALGLRKIY